In Nocardioides sp. WS12, the DNA window CACCTTCGGCGAGGACAACTTCTTCTGGGCCCAGGCCGAATCGGCCCCGCGACGGGCCGCTTCGTACCAGACCACCTTGCCGACGGTCGCGCCCGCGCCGGCCGCGATACCCAGCGCGATCGCGGTCGCCGTACCACCGTCGGCGGCGCCGGCGCCGACGATGTAGACCTCCATCGGGAGGAAGGGAAGCAGGGCCGAGGCAATGCTGAAGGCGAAGGTCGTCAGCCACAGGATCATGCCGGCCCCCGCGTCACTGGTCCGCGACCTGCTCGCGCGCGGGAATCGGAACCCCGAGCTTCAACAGCCAGCCCAGCGAAACGCACTTCAGGACCAGCAGGGCCACCGCGATCACGATGCCGAGCCACACCCAGCCGGTCACGAGCAGGATCACCGCGAAGGCGCCGGAGTTGGCGGCCTTCCCGATCCGCGACCAGTTCCAGAGGTAGATCCGGCGGTCGACGACGTGGAAGTAGTTGGGACTGCGAATCGGCCAGGCGAGGAACGCCAGCGAGAGGTACATGTCGATCACCATGAACTCGAACAGGTAGATCGCGATCGGGATCCCGATCC includes these proteins:
- a CDS encoding VTT domain-containing protein, producing MILWLTTFAFSIASALLPFLPMEVYIVGAGAADGGTATAIALGIAAGAGATVGKVVWYEAARRGADSAWAQKKLSSPKVKAGYEKWVARMQGRPWYAIFVMFVAASVGIPPLLVMAAVGGLLKMPMWAFIPTVFIGRTIRFTLLFLGVDFALH